A genomic window from Pseudomonas argentinensis includes:
- a CDS encoding energy transducer TonB, translated as MKKSSRTFSWVASLVIVVGLHVGLFLWAMYWQPQATPIELPPPAAMIVELEPLPPAAPKPAPPPPPEVVPEEPEPQPKIAEAPKPTLAVTPPKPKPKPKPPKPKPPEPKPPEPQEQPPAEAPPAPPAPAEAKPAAPQQAPVSSPSKAERTWQSELLAHLAKYKRYPEDARRRGLEGVNRLRFVVDADGKVLSYTLVGKSSSASLDRATLQMIRRAQPLPKPPAEVLNNGSIEIVAPFIYSLERGRGR; from the coding sequence ATGAAGAAATCCAGCCGCACGTTCTCCTGGGTCGCCAGCCTGGTCATCGTGGTTGGGCTGCACGTCGGCCTGTTCCTCTGGGCCATGTACTGGCAGCCCCAGGCGACGCCCATCGAGCTGCCGCCACCGGCGGCGATGATCGTCGAGCTGGAGCCCTTGCCGCCAGCCGCGCCCAAGCCTGCACCACCGCCGCCACCGGAAGTGGTGCCGGAGGAGCCCGAGCCGCAGCCGAAAATCGCCGAAGCGCCGAAGCCCACGCTGGCGGTCACGCCGCCCAAGCCGAAGCCCAAGCCGAAGCCGCCGAAACCCAAGCCGCCCGAGCCCAAGCCACCGGAGCCCCAGGAGCAGCCGCCAGCAGAAGCGCCGCCGGCACCGCCCGCCCCGGCCGAGGCCAAGCCGGCAGCGCCGCAGCAGGCGCCGGTCAGTTCGCCGAGCAAGGCGGAGAGAACCTGGCAGAGCGAGCTGCTGGCCCACCTGGCCAAATACAAGCGTTACCCCGAAGACGCGCGCCGCCGCGGCCTCGAAGGGGTGAACCGCCTGCGCTTCGTGGTCGATGCGGACGGCAAGGTGCTGTCCTACACGCTGGTCGGCAAATCCAGCAGCGCGTCGCTGGATCGCGCCACGCTGCAGATGATTCGTCGCGCCCAGCCGCTGCCCAAGCCGCCGGCGGAAGTGCTCAACAACGGCAGCATCGAGATCGTCGCACCCTTCATCTACTCGCTGGAGCGCGGCCGCGGCCGCTGA
- the rph gene encoding ribonuclease PH: MKRPSGRAADQLRSIRITRNYTKHAEGSVLVEFGDTKVICTVSVEQGVPRFLKGQGQGWVTAEYGMLPRATGDRNQREASKGKQGGRTLEIQRLIGRSLRAALDMSKLGENTLYVDCDVIQADGGTRTASITGAMVALVDALKVMKKRGGLKGGDPLKQMIAAVSVGIYQGEPVLDLDYLEDSAAETDLNVVMTSTGGFIEVQGTAEGAPFQPAELNAMLALAQQGMGELFTLQQAALAE; this comes from the coding sequence ATGAAACGTCCCAGTGGCCGCGCCGCCGATCAGTTGCGTTCGATCCGCATCACCCGCAACTACACCAAGCATGCCGAAGGTTCGGTGCTGGTGGAGTTCGGCGATACCAAGGTGATTTGCACCGTCAGCGTCGAGCAGGGCGTACCGCGTTTTCTGAAAGGTCAGGGCCAGGGCTGGGTGACCGCCGAATACGGCATGCTGCCGCGCGCCACCGGCGACCGTAACCAGCGTGAGGCCAGCAAGGGCAAGCAGGGCGGCCGCACCCTGGAAATCCAGCGGCTGATCGGCCGCTCGCTGCGTGCCGCACTGGATATGAGCAAACTGGGCGAAAACACCCTGTATGTCGACTGCGACGTGATCCAGGCCGACGGCGGCACCCGCACCGCATCGATCACCGGCGCCATGGTTGCCCTGGTCGATGCCCTGAAGGTGATGAAGAAACGTGGCGGCCTGAAAGGCGGCGACCCGCTCAAGCAGATGATCGCGGCGGTATCCGTGGGCATCTACCAGGGCGAACCGGTGCTGGATCTGGATTACCTGGAAGACTCCGCCGCCGAGACCGACCTCAACGTGGTGATGACCAGTACCGGTGGTTTCATCGAAGTGCAGGGCACCGCCGAAGGTGCGCCGTTCCAGCCGGCCGAACTGAATGCCATGCTGGCCCTGGCGCAGCAGGGCATGGGCGAGCTGTTCACTCTGCAGCAGGCCGCACTGGCCGAATGA
- the gmk gene encoding guanylate kinase, with protein sequence MSITSGTLYIISAPSGAGKSSLVKALIDSEPLIRVSVSHTTRGMRPGEQDGVHYHFVDHAQFTAMLEQGEFLEHAQVFGNYYGTSQRALEKTLAEGIDLILEIDWQGAQQVRRLMPQAKSIFILPPTLEALRHRLTSRGQDSGEVIEQRMREAVSEMSHYVEYDYLVINDDFSHALSDLKAVFRANQLLQTSQQQRHAGLLSELLA encoded by the coding sequence ATGAGCATCACCAGCGGCACGCTGTACATCATTTCCGCCCCCTCGGGCGCCGGCAAGAGCAGCCTGGTGAAAGCGCTGATCGACAGCGAACCGCTGATTCGCGTGTCGGTGTCGCACACCACCCGCGGCATGCGTCCGGGCGAGCAGGACGGCGTGCACTACCACTTCGTGGATCACGCGCAGTTCACCGCCATGCTCGAGCAGGGCGAATTCCTCGAGCACGCCCAGGTATTCGGCAACTACTACGGCACCTCCCAGCGTGCCCTGGAGAAGACTCTCGCCGAAGGTATCGACCTGATCCTGGAGATCGACTGGCAGGGCGCCCAGCAAGTACGCCGCCTGATGCCCCAGGCCAAATCGATCTTCATTCTGCCGCCAACCCTGGAAGCGCTGCGTCATCGCCTGACCAGCCGCGGCCAGGACAGCGGCGAGGTGATCGAGCAGCGCATGCGCGAGGCGGTCAGCGAGATGAGCCACTACGTGGAATACGACTACCTGGTGATCAACGACGATTTCAGCCACGCCCTCAGCGATTTGAAAGCCGTCTTCCGCGCCAACCAGTTGCTGCAGACCTCGCAGCAGCAGCGCCATGCCGGCTTGTTGAGCGAGCTGCTGGCCTGA
- the exbD gene encoding TonB system transport protein ExbD, producing MGLHLNENGGDDLQENHEINVTPFIDVMLVLLIIFMVAAPLATVDVKIDLPASSAKPAPRPEKPIYLSIKEDKKLFLDNDEVQPAMLGAALDKLTQNDKEKTIFVRGDKGVEYGDLMEVMDTLRGTGYLKIGLVGLETVGAQ from the coding sequence ATGGGGCTTCATCTCAACGAAAACGGCGGCGACGATCTCCAGGAAAACCACGAGATCAACGTCACGCCCTTCATCGACGTCATGCTGGTGCTGCTGATCATCTTCATGGTCGCCGCGCCACTGGCCACCGTCGACGTCAAGATCGACCTGCCCGCCTCCAGCGCCAAACCGGCGCCGCGGCCGGAAAAACCGATCTACCTGAGCATCAAGGAAGACAAGAAGCTGTTTCTGGACAACGACGAGGTACAGCCGGCCATGCTCGGCGCCGCCCTGGACAAGCTGACCCAGAACGACAAGGAAAAGACCATCTTCGTGCGCGGTGACAAGGGCGTCGAATATGGCGACCTGATGGAAGTCATGGACACCCTGCGCGGCACCGGTTACCTGAAGATCGGCCTGGTAGGCCTGGAGACGGTCGGCGCGCAATGA
- a CDS encoding SDR family oxidoreductase, whose protein sequence is MSKVAEALIAGCGDVGGRLAVRLRDAGWQVYGMRRRVSELPAGIVPVAGDLHRAGCPDQWPRGALDYLVYSAAATQHDEAGYRQAYVDGLRHVLGWLQARGQRPRRLIFVSSSGVYGQLGGEWVDETSPAEAQSYSGRIMREAEQVAWNSGVPTTVLRLTGIYGPGREWLLKQVRMGYRVAVEPPLFGNRIHVDDAAGLLAFLLQADLAGKALDHCYIGVDDEPAPLHEVVAWLREQLGVEHWAEDSAVRRSGSKRCSNARARSLGWAPRYPSYREGYAAVLEDS, encoded by the coding sequence ATGAGTAAAGTGGCAGAGGCGCTGATCGCCGGTTGTGGCGATGTGGGAGGCCGGCTGGCCGTGCGCCTGCGTGATGCGGGCTGGCAGGTCTACGGCATGCGCCGCAGGGTGTCGGAACTGCCCGCAGGCATCGTGCCGGTGGCCGGCGATCTGCACCGGGCGGGCTGTCCCGACCAGTGGCCCCGCGGTGCGCTGGATTACCTGGTGTACAGCGCGGCCGCCACCCAGCATGACGAGGCGGGCTACCGGCAGGCCTACGTCGACGGACTGCGCCATGTGCTGGGCTGGCTGCAGGCCCGTGGGCAGCGCCCCAGGCGACTGATCTTCGTCTCCAGCAGCGGTGTGTATGGCCAGTTGGGCGGCGAATGGGTCGACGAGACGTCGCCTGCCGAGGCGCAGAGCTATTCCGGGCGGATCATGCGCGAGGCCGAGCAGGTGGCATGGAACAGTGGGGTGCCTACCACCGTGCTGCGCCTGACGGGCATCTACGGACCCGGTCGAGAATGGCTGCTCAAGCAGGTGCGCATGGGCTATCGGGTGGCGGTGGAACCGCCGCTGTTCGGTAACCGTATCCATGTCGACGATGCGGCCGGGTTGCTGGCCTTTCTGCTGCAGGCCGATCTGGCGGGCAAGGCGCTGGACCACTGCTATATCGGCGTGGACGACGAGCCGGCGCCGCTGCATGAAGTGGTCGCTTGGCTGCGTGAGCAGCTCGGGGTCGAGCACTGGGCCGAGGATTCGGCGGTGCGCCGTTCCGGCAGCAAGCGCTGCAGCAATGCCCGGGCCCGGTCGCTGGGCTGGGCGCCGCGGTATCCCAGTTATCGCGAGGGCTATGCCGCGGTGCTAGAGGACAGCTGA
- the exbB gene encoding tonB-system energizer ExbB — MYQGADVVVKSVMIGLVLASILTWTIWIAKTIELVTARRRLRREIVELKGARNLAQASDQARAKHSFSEILIEDAREELKLSASSREKEGIKERVSFRLERLVGACGRDMSKGTGVLATIGSTAPFVGLFGTVWGIMNSFIGIAKTQTTNLAVVAPGIAEALLATALGLVAAIPAVIIYNAFSRSISAYKAQVADASAQVLLLVSRDLDMQPGHDRAQPPHVVKVG; from the coding sequence ATGTACCAGGGCGCCGACGTGGTGGTGAAAAGCGTAATGATCGGCCTGGTGCTGGCGTCGATCCTCACCTGGACCATCTGGATTGCCAAGACCATCGAACTGGTGACCGCCCGCCGCCGTCTGCGCCGCGAGATCGTCGAGCTCAAGGGCGCCCGCAACCTGGCCCAGGCCAGCGACCAGGCTCGTGCCAAGCACAGCTTCAGCGAAATCCTCATCGAGGACGCCCGCGAAGAACTGAAACTCTCGGCCAGCAGCCGCGAGAAGGAAGGCATCAAGGAACGCGTCAGCTTCCGCCTCGAGCGCCTGGTCGGCGCCTGCGGCCGCGACATGAGCAAGGGCACCGGTGTGCTCGCCACCATCGGCTCCACCGCGCCCTTCGTCGGTCTGTTCGGTACCGTATGGGGCATCATGAACAGCTTCATCGGCATCGCCAAAACCCAGACCACCAACCTTGCCGTGGTTGCCCCCGGCATCGCCGAAGCGCTGCTGGCGACCGCACTGGGTCTGGTCGCGGCGATTCCGGCGGTGATCATCTACAACGCCTTCTCGCGCTCGATCAGTGCCTACAAGGCCCAGGTGGCCGATGCCTCGGCCCAGGTACTGCTGCTGGTGAGCCGCGACCTGGACATGCAGCCGGGCCATGATCGCGCCCAGCCGCCTCATGTGGTCAAGGTGGGTTAA
- a CDS encoding RidA family protein: MSKSVINSDKAPAAIGTYSQAIKAGNTVYLSGQIPLNPKTMELVEGFEAQTVQVFENLKSVIEAAGGSFNDVVKLNIFLTDLSHFATVNEVMGRYFQQPYPARAAIGVAALPKGAQVEMDGILVID, encoded by the coding sequence ATGAGCAAGAGCGTCATCAACAGCGACAAGGCCCCGGCCGCCATCGGCACCTACTCCCAGGCCATCAAGGCCGGCAACACCGTCTACCTGTCCGGGCAGATCCCCTTGAACCCCAAGACCATGGAGCTGGTGGAAGGCTTCGAAGCGCAGACCGTGCAGGTCTTCGAAAACCTCAAATCGGTGATCGAAGCCGCCGGTGGCTCGTTCAACGACGTGGTCAAGCTGAACATCTTCCTTACCGACCTCTCCCACTTCGCCACCGTCAACGAGGTCATGGGCCGCTACTTCCAGCAGCCCTACCCGGCACGCGCCGCCATTGGCGTGGCTGCCCTGCCGAAAGGCGCCCAGGTGGAAATGGACGGCATCCTGGTCATCGACTGA
- a CDS encoding hydrogen peroxide-inducible genes activator: MTLTELRYIVTLAQEQHFGRAAERCHVSQPTLSVGVKKLEDELGVLIFERSKSAVRLTPVGEGIVTQAQKVLEQAQGIRELAQAGKNQLAAPLKIGAIYTVGPYLFPHLIPQLHRVATQMPLYIEENFTHVLRDKLRTGELDAIIVALPFQEADVLTLPLYDEPFYALLPADHPWTAMQTIDTKLLNDKSLLLLGEGHCFRDQVLEACPTLRKGEENAKHTTVESSSLETIRHMVASGLGVSILPFSAVDSHHYAPGVIEVRPLSPPAPFRTVAIAWRASFPRPKAIEVLADSIRLCSVAKPLPRNV, encoded by the coding sequence ATGACCCTCACCGAACTGCGCTATATCGTGACGCTCGCCCAGGAACAGCACTTCGGTCGTGCCGCGGAGCGCTGTCACGTCAGCCAGCCCACGCTGTCGGTCGGCGTGAAGAAGCTCGAGGACGAGCTCGGCGTGCTGATCTTCGAGCGCAGCAAGAGCGCCGTGCGCCTGACCCCCGTCGGCGAAGGCATCGTCACCCAGGCGCAGAAGGTGCTGGAACAGGCCCAGGGCATTCGCGAACTGGCCCAGGCTGGCAAGAACCAGCTGGCGGCACCGTTGAAGATCGGCGCCATCTATACCGTCGGCCCCTATCTGTTTCCCCATCTGATCCCGCAGCTGCATCGCGTGGCCACCCAGATGCCGCTGTACATCGAGGAAAACTTCACCCACGTGCTGCGCGACAAGCTGCGCACCGGCGAGCTGGATGCGATCATCGTCGCCCTGCCGTTCCAGGAAGCCGACGTGCTGACCCTGCCGCTGTACGACGAGCCCTTCTATGCGCTGCTGCCGGCGGACCACCCGTGGACGGCCATGCAGACCATCGACACCAAGCTGCTCAACGACAAGAGCCTGCTGCTGCTCGGCGAAGGTCACTGCTTCCGTGACCAGGTGCTGGAGGCCTGTCCGACGCTGCGCAAGGGCGAAGAAAACGCCAAGCACACCACGGTGGAATCCAGTTCGCTGGAAACCATTCGCCACATGGTCGCCTCGGGGCTGGGCGTATCGATCCTGCCGTTCTCGGCGGTCGACAGTCATCACTACGCGCCCGGCGTGATCGAAGTCCGCCCGCTCAGCCCACCGGCGCCGTTCCGCACCGTGGCCATCGCCTGGCGCGCCAGTTTCCCGCGCCCCAAGGCCATCGAAGTGCTGGCCGACTCCATTCGCCTGTGCTCGGTCGCCAAGCCACTGCCGCGTAACGTCTGA
- a CDS encoding YicC/YloC family endoribonuclease: MIHSMTAFARTEQAGANGTLSWELRSVNHRYLEPHLRLPEAFRDLEGAVREALRQGLSRGKVECTLRFSEDSAGKPLQVDQTKATQLIAAAESVAALIKQPAPLNPLEVLGWPGVLVADSSDPQALNKAALELFASALAELKNGRSREGAELAKLLNERLDSMLEEVAALRELVPQMLEAQRQKIIERCREMQAELDPQRLEQELVMLAQKSDVAEELDRLSTHVTEVRRVLKAGGAAGRRLDFLMQELNREANTLGSKAFDPRSTQAAVNLKVLIEQMREQVQNIE; the protein is encoded by the coding sequence ATGATCCACAGCATGACAGCCTTCGCCCGCACCGAGCAGGCAGGTGCCAACGGCACCCTGAGCTGGGAGCTGCGCTCGGTCAACCACCGCTACCTCGAGCCCCATCTGCGTCTACCGGAAGCCTTCCGCGACCTCGAAGGCGCGGTGCGCGAAGCGCTGCGTCAGGGCCTGTCGCGCGGCAAGGTGGAATGCACCCTGCGCTTTAGCGAAGACAGTGCCGGCAAGCCGCTGCAGGTCGACCAAACCAAGGCCACCCAGCTGATCGCCGCCGCCGAAAGCGTCGCCGCGCTGATCAAGCAGCCCGCGCCACTGAACCCGCTGGAAGTGCTCGGCTGGCCCGGCGTGCTGGTGGCCGACAGCAGCGACCCTCAGGCTCTCAACAAAGCGGCCCTGGAGCTGTTCGCCAGTGCTCTGGCGGAACTCAAGAACGGCCGCAGCCGCGAAGGCGCCGAGCTGGCCAAGCTGCTCAACGAGCGCCTCGACAGCATGCTCGAGGAAGTCGCCGCCCTGCGCGAGCTGGTGCCGCAGATGCTCGAAGCCCAGCGCCAGAAGATCATCGAACGCTGCCGCGAGATGCAGGCCGAACTCGACCCGCAGCGCCTGGAGCAGGAACTGGTGATGCTCGCCCAGAAGAGCGACGTGGCCGAAGAGCTGGATCGCCTGAGCACCCACGTCACCGAAGTGCGCCGCGTGCTCAAGGCCGGCGGCGCGGCCGGGCGCCGCCTGGACTTCCTGATGCAGGAACTCAACCGCGAAGCCAACACCCTGGGTTCCAAGGCGTTCGACCCGCGCAGTACCCAGGCGGCCGTCAACCTCAAGGTACTCATCGAGCAGATGCGCGAGCAGGTGCAGAACATCGAATAA
- the spoT gene encoding bifunctional GTP diphosphokinase/guanosine-3',5'-bis pyrophosphate 3'-pyrophosphohydrolase has product MASIDALADRLSGYLGDEQVNLVRRAYFYAEQAHDGQRRRSGEAYVTHPLAVASILADMHMDHQSLMAAMLHDVIEDTGIAKEALHAQFGESVAELVDGVSKLTQMNFETKAEAQAENFQKMAMAMARDIRVILVKLADRLHNMRTLEVLSGEKRRRIAKETLEIYAPIANRLGMHSMRVEFEDLGFKAMHPMRSERIRAAVRRARGNRKEIVTRIEESLLHCLEREGLSGEVVGREKHLYSIYQKMRGKRKSFNEIMDVYAFRIVVDKVDTCYRVLGAVHNLYKPLPGRFKDYIAIPKANGYQSLHTTLFGMHGVPIEIQIRTREMEEMANNGIAAHWLYKSNEDELPKGNHARARQWVKGVLELQQRAGNSLEFIESVKIDLFPDEVYVFTPKGRIMELPKGSTAVDFAYAVHTDVGNTCIACRINRRLAPLSQALESGSTVEIVSAPGARPNPAWLNFVVTGKARTHIRHALKLQRRSESVNLGERLLNKVLASFESHLDKVPAERQLAVLNEYRLETFDDLLEDIGLGNRMAYVVARRLLASDGEELPNAEGPLAIRGTEGLVLSYAKCCTPIPGDPIVGHLSAGKGMVVHLDTCRNISEVRHNPEKCIQLAWAKDVTGEFNVELRVELEHQRGLIALLAGSVNAADGNIEKISMDERDGRVSVVQLVVSVHDRVHLARVIKKLRTLPGVMRITRTKA; this is encoded by the coding sequence ATGGCGAGCATAGACGCCCTCGCCGACAGGCTTTCGGGCTACCTGGGCGACGAGCAGGTCAATCTCGTTCGTCGCGCCTACTTCTACGCCGAACAGGCGCACGACGGGCAACGCCGCCGCAGCGGCGAAGCCTACGTGACCCATCCGCTGGCCGTGGCCAGCATCCTCGCCGACATGCACATGGACCATCAGAGCCTGATGGCCGCCATGCTGCACGACGTGATCGAAGACACCGGCATCGCCAAGGAAGCCCTGCACGCGCAGTTCGGCGAGTCCGTGGCGGAGCTGGTGGATGGGGTCAGCAAGCTGACCCAGATGAACTTCGAGACCAAGGCCGAGGCGCAGGCAGAGAACTTCCAGAAGATGGCCATGGCCATGGCGCGGGACATCCGCGTGATCCTGGTCAAGCTGGCCGACCGCCTGCACAACATGCGCACCCTGGAAGTGCTGTCCGGCGAGAAACGCCGGCGCATCGCCAAGGAAACCCTGGAGATCTACGCGCCCATCGCCAACCGGCTGGGCATGCACAGCATGCGCGTGGAATTCGAGGACCTGGGTTTCAAGGCCATGCACCCGATGCGCTCCGAGCGCATTCGCGCCGCCGTGCGCCGCGCCCGGGGCAACCGCAAGGAAATCGTCACGCGCATCGAGGAGTCGCTGCTGCACTGCCTCGAACGCGAAGGCCTGAGCGGCGAAGTGGTGGGCCGCGAGAAGCACCTCTACAGCATCTACCAGAAGATGCGCGGCAAGCGTAAGTCGTTCAACGAGATCATGGACGTCTACGCCTTCCGCATCGTGGTCGACAAGGTCGACACCTGCTACCGCGTGCTCGGCGCCGTGCACAATCTGTACAAGCCGCTGCCGGGCCGCTTCAAGGATTACATCGCGATTCCCAAGGCCAACGGCTACCAGTCGCTGCACACCACGCTGTTCGGCATGCATGGCGTGCCCATCGAAATCCAGATCCGTACCCGTGAGATGGAAGAGATGGCCAACAACGGCATCGCCGCGCACTGGCTGTACAAGTCCAACGAGGACGAGCTGCCCAAGGGCAACCACGCCCGCGCGCGCCAGTGGGTCAAGGGCGTGCTGGAGCTGCAGCAACGCGCCGGCAACTCGCTGGAATTCATCGAGAGCGTGAAGATCGACCTGTTCCCGGACGAGGTCTACGTGTTCACGCCCAAGGGCCGCATCATGGAGCTGCCCAAGGGCTCCACGGCCGTGGACTTCGCCTACGCGGTGCACACCGACGTTGGCAATACCTGCATCGCCTGCCGTATCAACCGCCGCCTGGCGCCCCTCTCCCAGGCCCTGGAAAGCGGCTCCACGGTGGAAATCGTCAGCGCCCCGGGCGCACGCCCCAATCCGGCCTGGCTGAATTTCGTGGTCACCGGCAAGGCGCGCACCCATATCCGCCATGCCCTGAAGCTGCAGCGCCGCTCGGAATCGGTGAACCTCGGCGAGCGCCTGCTCAACAAGGTGCTGGCCAGCTTCGAGAGCCATCTCGACAAGGTACCTGCCGAACGCCAGCTGGCCGTGCTCAACGAATACCGCCTGGAAACCTTCGACGACCTGCTCGAGGATATCGGCCTGGGCAACCGCATGGCTTACGTGGTGGCGCGCCGCCTGCTGGCCAGCGACGGCGAGGAGCTGCCCAATGCCGAAGGCCCCCTGGCCATTCGCGGCACCGAGGGCCTGGTGCTCAGCTACGCCAAGTGCTGTACGCCGATTCCGGGCGACCCGATCGTCGGCCACCTCTCGGCCGGCAAGGGCATGGTGGTGCACCTGGATACCTGCCGCAATATCAGCGAAGTGCGCCACAACCCGGAGAAATGCATCCAGCTGGCCTGGGCCAAGGATGTCACCGGCGAATTCAACGTCGAGCTGCGTGTCGAGCTGGAGCACCAGCGCGGCCTGATCGCCCTGTTGGCCGGCAGCGTCAACGCCGCCGACGGCAACATCGAGAAGATCAGCATGGACGAGCGCGACGGCCGTGTCAGCGTGGTGCAGCTGGTGGTCAGCGTACACGACCGCGTGCACCTGGCCCGGGTGATCAAGAAGCTGCGCACCCTGCCCGGGGTCATGCGTATCACCCGCACGAAGGCGTGA
- the rpoZ gene encoding DNA-directed RNA polymerase subunit omega — MARVTVEDCLDNVDNRFELVMLATKRARQIATGGKEPKVAWENDKPTVVALREIASGLVDAEIVAQEDIIEEEPLFAAFEEEANEPL, encoded by the coding sequence ATGGCCCGCGTTACCGTTGAAGACTGCCTGGACAACGTCGATAACCGCTTCGAGCTGGTCATGCTCGCCACCAAGCGCGCTCGTCAAATCGCCACCGGCGGCAAAGAGCCGAAAGTGGCGTGGGAAAACGACAAGCCGACCGTGGTCGCCTTGCGCGAGATCGCCAGCGGCCTGGTAGACGCCGAAATCGTCGCCCAGGAAGACATCATCGAAGAAGAACCGCTGTTCGCTGCCTTCGAGGAAGAGGCGAACGAGCCTCTGTAA